From Halobacillus sp. Marseille-Q1614, the proteins below share one genomic window:
- a CDS encoding DUF2254 domain-containing protein, with the protein MFLNLLPLSLQKYFQMSKRLRKHEIQSTLWLMPLIYIIISIFLVALTLTLDLVIGLEDVIPPLLHFEPQATRTLISALIGGILTLSAFTLNSLLVVLTTFSGQFSPRMLLNFISDRQTQHALGIFNGSFVFVLLLFLFIGGTSQKVLIATPIMTATLAFITALVFVYFINHATTWMQVHNITYSMKNVSKDIIYESLRKDLDKHRTKDPSNLMEDYQEESHNVLSRKTGYIQLFDYNRMIDEARQDDIILQLHVQTGDYILAGNDLISYWGPGADKVDESKYYEMVEIGYKETEVQDIQMGMHKLAEIAIKALGNDDPKTASNTLHQMADLMLSVDSYITFSPYLADDDKQVRVILREETFDYYIYRGFGYIRHYAKDNHLIITEIVACLAKVAESIDKDKHDKLWNFGCNTIDHIEKQVIYELDKTFLLREVKRLAEVTGHLDDYPPIESKFY; encoded by the coding sequence ATGTTTTTAAATTTGCTGCCTTTATCTTTACAAAAATACTTCCAGATGTCTAAACGGCTTCGAAAACATGAAATACAGTCTACATTATGGTTAATGCCGCTTATTTACATAATTATCTCCATTTTTTTAGTGGCGCTCACTTTAACTTTAGACCTTGTGATTGGCCTGGAGGACGTTATACCACCTTTGCTTCACTTTGAGCCCCAGGCGACGAGAACTTTGATCAGTGCCCTGATTGGCGGTATTTTAACGCTGAGCGCCTTTACGCTCAACTCCCTCTTAGTTGTTTTAACAACATTCAGCGGTCAGTTTTCACCGCGGATGCTGCTGAACTTTATTTCCGACCGCCAAACCCAGCATGCTTTAGGAATATTTAACGGCAGCTTTGTGTTTGTGTTGCTTTTATTTCTTTTTATTGGAGGAACTTCGCAAAAAGTCCTGATTGCTACACCTATTATGACAGCAACCCTAGCTTTTATTACAGCATTGGTTTTTGTATATTTTATCAACCATGCGACAACGTGGATGCAGGTCCACAATATCACGTACAGTATGAAAAATGTCTCTAAGGATATTATTTACGAGTCCTTAAGAAAAGATCTGGATAAACACCGCACAAAGGATCCAAGTAACTTAATGGAAGATTATCAGGAGGAATCCCACAATGTACTTTCAAGGAAAACGGGCTATATTCAGCTGTTTGATTATAACCGAATGATTGACGAAGCCCGTCAGGATGATATTATTCTCCAGCTGCATGTTCAGACAGGCGACTATATCCTGGCAGGCAATGACCTGATTAGTTATTGGGGTCCGGGCGCCGACAAAGTAGATGAGTCTAAATACTATGAAATGGTGGAAATCGGCTACAAAGAAACAGAAGTTCAGGATATTCAGATGGGGATGCACAAGCTTGCCGAAATTGCGATTAAGGCACTTGGCAATGATGATCCTAAAACAGCGTCCAATACCCTTCACCAGATGGCCGACCTTATGCTTTCCGTTGACAGCTACATTACGTTCAGCCCTTACCTTGCCGACGATGATAAGCAGGTGCGGGTGATTCTAAGAGAAGAAACTTTCGACTACTACATTTACCGGGGCTTTGGCTATATCCGCCACTATGCAAAGGATAACCATTTAATTATTACCGAAATTGTTGCCTGCTTAGCCAAGGTCGCTGAGTCTATTGATAAAGATAAACATGATAAGCTGTGGAATTTTGGCTGTAACACGATTGATCATATTGAGAAGCAAGTCATTTATGAACTTGATAAAACCTTCCTCCTTCGGGAAGTGAAGCGTCTGGCAGAAGTTACCGGCCATTTAGACGATTACCCGCCGATAGAAAGTAAGTTTTATTGA
- a CDS encoding helix-turn-helix transcriptional regulator, with the protein MDDHPFYSKDLDEETLFVVTQTFKALSDPTRVRILNLLFEKEYSVNEIAESLHLRQSTVSHQLRFLKNLRLVKYRREGTTMYYSHDDEHVINVLQQMIQHALHH; encoded by the coding sequence ATGGATGACCACCCTTTTTACTCAAAAGACCTCGATGAAGAAACGCTTTTCGTCGTCACGCAAACCTTCAAGGCCTTATCAGACCCGACGAGGGTGAGAATTCTTAACCTTCTTTTTGAAAAGGAGTACAGTGTCAATGAGATTGCGGAAAGCCTCCACCTAAGGCAATCCACGGTTTCCCACCAGCTGCGTTTTTTAAAAAACTTACGGCTAGTTAAATACCGGCGGGAAGGAACAACGATGTACTATTCTCACGACGATGAGCACGTCATTAATGTACTGCAGCAGATGATTCAGCACGCCCTGCACCATTAA
- a CDS encoding Bax inhibitor-1/YccA family protein, whose amino-acid sequence MRSGNPALNEKVFSRNHSGGSSMTFGGTIGKTSLLFIFLLGTAGYTWYQYIQGTDVRTMMMIGLIGSLIFALITIFFKKAAPVTAPVYAALEGFFIGGLSSIVESMYPGIVLQAVSITFGVMAGLLILYSLRIIRVTQKFRQMVIAATIGILIVYLINFILNIFFNTQVPYLHSNGWIGIGINIFIAAIAALNLVLDFDFIERGVKRQAAKHLEWYAAFGLMITLVWLYIEVLRLLQKLRR is encoded by the coding sequence ATGCGCTCAGGAAACCCTGCCTTAAACGAGAAAGTGTTCTCCAGGAATCATTCAGGTGGATCTTCTATGACCTTTGGAGGCACTATTGGTAAAACGAGCTTATTATTTATCTTTTTATTAGGTACTGCAGGGTATACATGGTATCAATATATCCAAGGTACGGACGTACGTACAATGATGATGATCGGCCTGATCGGCAGTTTAATTTTTGCATTAATTACGATTTTCTTTAAAAAGGCAGCCCCCGTTACCGCCCCGGTTTATGCAGCTCTTGAAGGCTTTTTTATCGGCGGCCTATCGTCCATTGTGGAATCAATGTATCCGGGCATCGTCCTTCAGGCGGTATCTATCACATTTGGAGTAATGGCCGGACTGCTCATCCTTTATTCCTTAAGAATCATACGGGTCACGCAAAAGTTCCGGCAGATGGTCATTGCGGCTACAATCGGGATATTAATCGTTTATTTAATCAACTTTATTTTAAACATATTTTTTAACACTCAGGTCCCTTATCTTCATTCAAATGGATGGATTGGAATCGGGATTAATATCTTTATTGCTGCTATTGCCGCATTAAACTTAGTGCTGGACTTTGACTTTATTGAACGAGGAGTTAAACGGCAGGCGGCTAAACATTTAGAATGGTATGCAGCATTTGGACTTATGATTACGCTCGTCTGGTTGTATATTGAAGTCTTAAGATTACTGCAAAAACTGAGAAGATAA
- a CDS encoding cation diffusion facilitator family transporter — MGHHHHHHDHTTGNIKTAFFLNFFFTIIELIGGILTNSMAIISDALHDLGDSLSLGLAWFLQNFSKKEKSKQFSFGYKRFSLLAALINSVVLIVGSIFILTEAVPRLLDPQEPHTLGMMGLAVLGILVNGAAVFKLRGGSSMNQKVITWHLLEDVLGWVAVLIVSIVMTFAELPILDPIASIFITLYILYNVILNLVKTMRLFLEAVPENINLDEIINTIQQLPDVKSTHHTHLWSLDGEHHAFSTHVVVPASSSKEAVCNIKEQVKQVIEDIHLDHITIEIEYEDEYCSMNEEKGG, encoded by the coding sequence TTGGGACACCATCACCATCATCATGACCATACGACCGGAAATATCAAAACAGCTTTCTTTCTTAATTTTTTCTTCACAATTATTGAACTTATTGGAGGTATCTTAACAAATAGTATGGCGATTATCTCTGATGCGCTCCATGATTTAGGGGATTCCCTGTCACTTGGACTCGCATGGTTTCTGCAGAACTTCTCTAAGAAGGAAAAAAGCAAGCAATTTTCGTTTGGCTATAAGCGTTTTTCTTTATTAGCAGCGTTAATTAACAGTGTGGTACTCATAGTAGGATCAATTTTCATTCTAACAGAAGCTGTACCGAGGCTGCTTGACCCGCAGGAGCCTCATACATTAGGTATGATGGGACTCGCGGTGCTCGGGATTCTCGTTAATGGTGCTGCCGTTTTTAAACTTCGCGGCGGTTCCTCAATGAATCAGAAAGTAATCACCTGGCACCTGCTTGAAGACGTGCTCGGCTGGGTGGCTGTATTAATTGTCAGTATCGTCATGACATTTGCCGAGCTGCCGATTCTTGACCCGATCGCATCAATTTTCATTACGTTGTATATTTTATATAATGTTATTCTTAATTTAGTAAAAACCATGCGTCTGTTCTTAGAGGCTGTACCAGAGAACATTAATTTAGATGAAATTATTAATACGATCCAGCAGCTGCCTGACGTGAAGTCCACCCACCATACTCACTTGTGGTCTTTAGATGGGGAACACCACGCGTTTTCCACACATGTCGTTGTGCCGGCATCCTCCAGCAAGGAAGCTGTGTGCAACATTAAAGAACAGGTGAAGCAAGTGATTGAAGATATTCATCTCGACCATATAACGATAGAAATTGAATATGAGGATGAATATTGTTCGATGAATGAAGAAAAAGGAGGATAA
- a CDS encoding nitric oxide synthase oxygenase, giving the protein MHQEAEAFIRQCYGELGKDSLIENRVDEVIDSIESTGTYRHTYEELEYGAKAAWRNSNRCIGRLFWDSLQVFDCRDLQTGEEIRDALFHHIEFATNKGRVRSTITIFSPESGIRIWNHQLIRYAGYEEETGIIGDPASVEFTKECQKLGWKGKGSRFDILPLVIQIGNQKPKWFSIPEAIVMEVPLRHPKYNWFADFELKWYAVPIISDMRLEIGGLSYRAAPFNGWYMETEIGARNLADGFRYNMLPGVAEAMGLNIKRNTSLWKDRALIELNQAVIHSYKEDKVSIVDHHSAAKQFQLFQNNERKCGREATGDWTWLIPPVSPATTEIFHQSFEDRMDSPNYYYQKKAYEERKPEL; this is encoded by the coding sequence ATGCATCAAGAAGCAGAAGCTTTTATCCGTCAATGCTATGGAGAGTTAGGAAAGGATTCACTAATAGAGAACCGGGTCGATGAAGTAATTGATTCGATTGAGAGTACAGGGACTTACCGCCATACGTATGAAGAATTGGAATATGGTGCGAAGGCAGCCTGGAGAAACAGCAACCGGTGCATCGGCCGGCTATTTTGGGACAGTCTGCAGGTGTTTGACTGCCGTGATCTGCAAACGGGAGAAGAGATCCGCGATGCCTTATTTCATCATATAGAGTTTGCTACGAATAAAGGAAGAGTACGCTCGACGATTACTATATTTAGTCCTGAGTCCGGCATTCGAATATGGAACCACCAGTTGATTCGGTATGCGGGTTATGAAGAGGAAACGGGCATAATTGGCGATCCTGCTTCTGTAGAGTTTACGAAAGAGTGCCAGAAGCTCGGGTGGAAAGGAAAAGGGAGCAGGTTCGATATTCTCCCGCTAGTCATTCAAATAGGGAATCAGAAACCGAAGTGGTTTTCAATCCCTGAAGCCATCGTAATGGAAGTGCCTCTTCGGCATCCCAAATATAATTGGTTTGCCGATTTTGAGCTGAAATGGTATGCAGTACCGATAATTTCTGATATGAGACTCGAAATAGGCGGACTGAGTTACCGGGCCGCTCCTTTTAACGGCTGGTACATGGAAACGGAAATTGGAGCACGCAACCTGGCTGATGGATTCCGCTATAATATGCTGCCTGGAGTTGCCGAAGCGATGGGACTTAATATAAAAAGAAATACGTCCTTATGGAAAGACCGGGCATTAATTGAACTGAATCAGGCAGTGATTCATTCCTACAAGGAGGATAAAGTCAGCATCGTGGATCATCATAGCGCCGCAAAGCAGTTTCAGCTTTTTCAAAATAACGAAAGAAAGTGCGGCAGAGAAGCGACAGGTGACTGGACATGGCTGATTCCTCCCGTCTCACCTGCGACAACGGAGATCTTTCACCAGTCATTTGAAGACCGAATGGATTCCCCGAATTATTATTATCAAAAGAAAGCGTATGAAGAAAGAAAGCCTGAGTTATGA
- a CDS encoding pyridoxal phosphate-dependent aminotransferase: protein MKEFQQSESLKRLPDQFFAKLVNKLNTYQQQGHDLINLGQGNPDQPTPGHIVEALKKAAENPLNHKYPPFQGFSHLKEAVATYYKREYDVDVDPEKEVAILFGSKAGLVELSQCFLNPGDVALVPDPGYPDYWSGVALADGVMEPMPLLEENAFLPKYNDIDPAVLKKAKLMFLNYPNNPTSASANREFFEETIEVADRNDICVVHDFAYGAIGFDGEKPLSFLEIPGAKDVGVEIYTMSKTYNMAGWRIAFAVGNHSVVQALELIQDHYYCSLFGAVQDAAAAALLDSQKCVEDLRDTYEERRHILEEGLREAGYETTPCKGSFFMWLKVPESYTSETFADALLEKVGLFVAPGIGFGEYGENYVRIGLNNSNESLKDAVQRFKKFKQA, encoded by the coding sequence ATGAAAGAGTTCCAGCAGTCAGAGTCATTAAAACGGTTGCCCGATCAGTTTTTTGCCAAGCTTGTAAACAAGCTTAATACATATCAGCAGCAGGGACATGACCTTATTAACCTGGGACAGGGGAACCCTGATCAGCCGACCCCTGGCCATATTGTTGAGGCCTTAAAAAAAGCCGCCGAAAATCCTTTGAATCATAAATACCCCCCTTTTCAAGGCTTTAGCCACTTAAAAGAAGCAGTAGCGACATACTATAAGCGGGAGTACGATGTCGATGTAGATCCGGAGAAAGAAGTTGCCATATTATTTGGCAGTAAAGCAGGACTTGTTGAACTAAGTCAGTGTTTTCTAAACCCGGGAGATGTCGCGCTCGTTCCTGACCCTGGTTATCCAGACTACTGGTCAGGTGTGGCACTGGCCGATGGAGTCATGGAGCCTATGCCGCTTCTTGAAGAAAATGCATTCCTTCCCAAATATAACGACATCGACCCAGCTGTTCTAAAAAAAGCAAAGCTGATGTTTCTTAACTACCCGAACAACCCGACATCAGCTTCAGCAAATCGCGAGTTTTTTGAAGAAACGATTGAAGTAGCAGATCGAAACGATATATGTGTCGTTCATGATTTCGCATATGGAGCCATCGGGTTTGATGGAGAAAAGCCGCTAAGCTTTCTAGAAATTCCGGGCGCCAAAGATGTGGGTGTTGAAATTTACACGATGTCGAAAACATACAACATGGCCGGATGGCGGATCGCTTTTGCTGTCGGCAACCACAGCGTCGTTCAAGCGCTTGAGCTGATTCAGGATCATTACTACTGCAGTCTGTTCGGAGCGGTTCAGGATGCAGCCGCTGCTGCCCTTTTAGATTCGCAAAAGTGCGTGGAGGACCTGCGCGATACGTATGAAGAGCGCCGCCACATTCTAGAAGAAGGCCTGAGAGAAGCCGGCTATGAAACCACACCATGTAAAGGTTCATTCTTTATGTGGCTGAAGGTTCCAGAAAGCTATACTTCTGAAACATTTGCCGATGCCCTCCTGGAGAAAGTAGGACTATTCGTTGCCCCCGGCATTGGATTTGGAGAGTATGGAGAAAACTATGTAAGAATCGGGCTTAACAATTCGAACGAAAGCTTAAAGGATGCGGTTCAACGGTTTAAAAAGTTCAAGCAGGCATAG
- a CDS encoding FAD-dependent oxidoreductase has product MRIVIIGGDAAGMSAAMQIVRNSEELEVITLERGGIYSYGQCGLPYLIGGEVEAADDLIARTPETFREKHGIDARVHQEVTKVDCDNKIVHGFDHHSEKEFEVKYDRLLIATGADPILPPWEGKNLGGVFPLKTIPDAEAIMEDLTEEVENIAIVGGGYIGLEMAENLIHLGKKVRIIDRSSQLAKIFDPDMSELIHEEAKRNGLELSLGESVEGFEGENRVEAVITDKGKYSCEHVLLAVGVTPNTKFLEGTGIYKSYNDAIQVNGFMETSIMDIYAAGDCATQYHRVKERHDYIPLGTHANKQGQIAGLNMVDIHKSFRGIVGTSILKFFNLTLGRTGISCREAEQEHIPYRTVSVESTHAAGYYSKKKMTLKLIYHEKTRKLLGGQMIGEEGIDKRTDVLATALYNEMTIDDLLDLDLSYSPPYNSVWDPVQQAARKAT; this is encoded by the coding sequence ATGCGAATTGTAATTATTGGAGGAGACGCTGCCGGAATGAGTGCAGCGATGCAGATCGTTCGAAACAGTGAAGAGCTTGAAGTGATTACACTCGAGCGTGGAGGGATTTATTCTTATGGCCAATGCGGTCTTCCTTACTTAATAGGCGGGGAGGTAGAAGCTGCGGACGATTTAATTGCCCGGACACCCGAAACCTTCCGTGAAAAGCATGGGATAGATGCCAGAGTCCATCAAGAAGTGACCAAGGTGGATTGTGATAATAAAATCGTGCACGGCTTCGATCATCATTCAGAAAAGGAGTTTGAAGTGAAATATGACCGGCTGCTGATTGCAACAGGTGCTGATCCGATTCTTCCTCCATGGGAAGGAAAGAACCTGGGAGGAGTTTTTCCTTTAAAAACCATACCTGACGCTGAAGCCATTATGGAAGATTTGACGGAAGAAGTGGAAAACATCGCGATTGTAGGCGGCGGATACATCGGGCTTGAAATGGCTGAAAACCTTATACATTTAGGAAAAAAAGTTCGGATAATCGATCGAAGCAGCCAGCTTGCGAAAATTTTTGACCCCGATATGTCAGAACTCATTCATGAGGAAGCCAAGCGTAACGGTTTAGAACTTTCCTTAGGGGAATCGGTGGAAGGTTTTGAAGGAGAAAATCGTGTAGAAGCTGTCATCACGGATAAAGGTAAATATTCATGTGAACACGTGCTGCTCGCTGTAGGAGTAACCCCTAATACCAAATTTCTCGAAGGAACGGGTATTTATAAAAGTTACAATGATGCGATTCAAGTGAATGGTTTTATGGAAACGAGCATCATGGACATATATGCTGCAGGTGACTGTGCTACACAGTATCACCGTGTGAAAGAGCGCCATGACTACATACCGCTTGGGACCCATGCGAATAAGCAGGGACAGATTGCAGGCTTAAATATGGTAGATATCCATAAAAGCTTCCGCGGAATTGTAGGAACCTCTATATTGAAGTTTTTTAACTTAACACTGGGACGCACGGGCATCTCCTGCCGGGAAGCGGAGCAGGAACATATTCCTTACCGTACGGTGTCGGTTGAATCCACGCATGCGGCCGGATACTATTCGAAGAAAAAGATGACACTGAAGCTTATTTATCATGAAAAAACGAGAAAGCTTTTAGGCGGGCAGATGATTGGAGAAGAAGGGATCGATAAACGGACCGATGTGCTGGCGACTGCGCTTTATAATGAGATGACGATAGACGACCTTCTCGACCTCGATCTTTCCTACTCTCCTCCTTATAACAGTGTATGGGACCCTGTTCAGCAGGCGGCCAGAAAGGCGACTTAA
- a CDS encoding GNAT family N-acetyltransferase, translating into MCWQKKSFEDLTKRELYSILRIRTQVFVVEQNCPYEEVDGRDEECMHIWKEDAGEIVAYCRLVPPEKPDEYYSIGRVLVSKAARGKGYGRKLMNTALLTLNEWDVPAVQLHGQEYLRDFYRSFGFEEVTEVYLEDNIPHVDMVMKMPPARKS; encoded by the coding sequence ATGTGCTGGCAGAAGAAGTCGTTTGAGGATTTAACGAAAAGAGAGCTTTACTCTATCTTAAGAATCCGAACCCAGGTTTTTGTAGTGGAACAAAATTGCCCTTATGAAGAAGTGGACGGGCGTGACGAGGAGTGCATGCATATATGGAAAGAAGACGCAGGTGAGATCGTGGCATACTGCCGCCTTGTTCCCCCGGAGAAGCCGGATGAGTATTACTCGATTGGACGCGTCCTCGTCTCAAAAGCGGCCAGAGGGAAGGGATACGGCAGGAAGCTGATGAATACAGCGTTATTAACTCTAAATGAGTGGGATGTCCCTGCTGTTCAGCTTCATGGCCAGGAGTACTTAAGGGATTTTTATCGTTCGTTTGGGTTTGAAGAAGTAACGGAAGTATACCTTGAAGATAATATTCCGCACGTGGATATGGTAATGAAGATGCCGCCGGCAAGGAAATCTTAG
- a CDS encoding pyridoxamine 5'-phosphate oxidase family protein gives MNQEELKKKIYNIMDQHKIGTLASVKQGKPHSRYMTFANDDEFTFYTPTHRETHKTDEIEENPNVHILIGYEGEGYGDTYLEVEGQAKIREDQKVKDWLWTEQMEHWFNGKEDPDYIVLEIYPESIRLMNAGDKTPQTLEM, from the coding sequence TTGAATCAAGAAGAATTGAAGAAAAAGATATACAATATTATGGATCAGCATAAAATCGGTACTCTTGCCTCGGTAAAGCAGGGCAAGCCGCACTCCCGTTATATGACATTTGCGAATGACGATGAGTTCACGTTCTATACACCTACTCACAGAGAGACCCATAAGACGGATGAAATTGAAGAGAATCCTAATGTTCATATCCTTATCGGCTATGAAGGGGAAGGTTATGGCGACACCTATTTAGAGGTGGAAGGCCAGGCGAAGATTAGAGAAGACCAGAAGGTTAAAGACTGGCTTTGGACCGAACAGATGGAACACTGGTTTAACGGAAAAGAAGATCCAGACTACATCGTGCTCGAGATTTACCCTGAAAGCATCCGGCTGATGAACGCCGGCGATAAAACTCCGCAAACATTAGAGATGTAA